From the Bacteroidia bacterium genome, one window contains:
- a CDS encoding PQQ-binding-like beta-propeller repeat protein — MDFDPDAYFYGMTLRYHIAFLFFASILLFAACDEAPDSPPPSTPIIVSAPDSAGVDDNVQLVVSIPHRGQENERFTLLIDWGDGRQPTEYIRVEALWQFIATYSYFDPGDFDIRCRAVDGKGRVSAWSDPSRIRIGGIPLTGRGDWWMYMRDARHSGHSLLAGPSVPSVLFKQQYLSPIRTSAAFDRSGSMHFGYDGFRLLVLYADHREKWSYSTGGAQVQSSPLLLDDGTSLFGSNSANVYAVNRYGIKIWNRSVNGPIGLSSPAPLPDGGFVVGCTDGRVYAFAGDGTPKWMVITNARVSASPAVDDDGTTYIGSEDQILYAITPTGAVRWTYSTDAPIIGSASIAADGSIVFGNDNGWLHALRKDGRLKWRRDMRHPIRTTPATTREGRIVCALMNGDLVSLQLDGSEDWRTSFGLAAAHSSPVIDVHGTAYIGGADGALSAIDQTGKLRWRYETDAPITSTPSIGQRGQLVFGNEKGWLFVLGE, encoded by the coding sequence ATGGATTTCGATCCGGATGCGTACTTTTATGGCATGACTCTGCGTTACCATATCGCGTTCCTGTTTTTCGCTTCCATCCTGCTGTTTGCCGCTTGCGATGAGGCACCCGACTCACCCCCTCCGTCAACACCCATCATCGTGAGTGCTCCCGATTCGGCCGGTGTGGATGACAACGTGCAATTGGTCGTATCCATCCCGCATCGGGGACAAGAAAACGAACGATTCACGCTGCTCATCGACTGGGGTGATGGTCGACAACCGACAGAGTACATCCGGGTCGAGGCCCTCTGGCAATTCATTGCCACGTACAGCTATTTCGATCCCGGGGATTTCGACATACGTTGCAGAGCCGTTGATGGAAAGGGACGTGTCTCCGCGTGGTCGGATCCCAGCCGCATCCGGATAGGCGGAATACCGCTCACCGGCAGAGGCGACTGGTGGATGTACATGCGTGATGCGCGCCACAGCGGACACAGCCTGCTCGCGGGTCCCTCCGTTCCATCAGTGCTTTTCAAACAACAGTATCTCTCACCGATACGGACTTCGGCGGCGTTCGACAGAAGCGGCAGCATGCATTTCGGCTACGATGGCTTCCGTCTGCTCGTTCTTTATGCTGACCACCGGGAAAAATGGTCGTACAGCACCGGGGGAGCACAGGTTCAATCCTCGCCCCTCCTGCTCGATGACGGTACCTCCTTGTTCGGCAGCAATTCCGCCAATGTCTATGCCGTGAACCGCTACGGGATAAAAATCTGGAACAGATCCGTCAACGGACCGATCGGGCTATCCAGTCCCGCTCCCCTTCCGGACGGCGGGTTCGTCGTCGGCTGCACCGACGGCCGTGTGTACGCGTTCGCGGGCGACGGCACACCGAAGTGGATGGTGATTACCAATGCCAGGGTCAGCGCCAGTCCGGCGGTGGATGACGACGGCACAACATACATCGGGAGTGAAGACCAGATTCTCTACGCAATCACCCCCACCGGCGCCGTTCGATGGACCTATTCTACCGATGCTCCGATCATCGGGAGTGCCTCCATCGCCGCGGACGGTTCCATCGTATTCGGCAACGATAACGGCTGGCTCCATGCACTGCGCAAGGACGGCAGACTCAAGTGGCGTCGCGATATGCGACATCCCATTCGCACCACACCCGCCACCACACGCGAAGGTCGCATCGTGTGCGCCTTGATGAATGGTGATCTCGTGTCGCTGCAACTGGACGGATCGGAAGACTGGCGAACGTCCTTCGGTCTCGCGGCCGCGCATTCGAGTCCTGTGATCGATGTGCATGGCACGGCCTACATCGGTGGGGCGGATGGCGCACTGTCCGCCATTGATCAGACGGGAAAGCTGCGGTGGCGCTACGAAACCGATGCCCCGATTACATCCACACCCTCCATCGGTCAGCGGGGGCAGCTTGTCTTCGGAAACGAAAAAGGATGGCTGTTTGTGTTGGGAGAATAG
- a CDS encoding sigma-70 family RNA polymerase sigma factor has product MSHARDLSDDLLVTRFQGGDHDAFRHIMDRHCERIRNLIFTMFNSRDMVDDLTQEVFIKAYRALPGFRFDASVHTWLYRIAVNHCRDEMRRRKIRKVFSLQRMMDAGDTEIERVTAVHQDEHETQEFIQAGLQRLPEKYRLPVILKDVEGRTYEEIADIMKCELGTVKSRLARGRGMLREYLSPLLERH; this is encoded by the coding sequence TTGTCACACGCACGTGACTTGAGCGATGACTTGCTCGTTACCCGCTTTCAGGGCGGAGATCACGATGCATTTCGTCACATCATGGACCGGCATTGCGAGCGGATACGGAATCTCATTTTCACCATGTTCAATTCCCGAGATATGGTCGACGATCTCACGCAGGAAGTGTTCATCAAAGCGTATCGTGCTTTGCCTGGTTTTCGTTTTGACGCATCCGTGCATACCTGGCTGTACCGCATCGCAGTGAACCACTGTCGCGATGAAATGCGCAGAAGAAAGATTCGCAAGGTGTTTTCATTGCAGCGCATGATGGATGCAGGAGATACGGAGATCGAGAGAGTGACCGCCGTACACCAGGATGAACATGAAACACAGGAATTCATCCAGGCAGGTCTTCAGCGCTTGCCCGAAAAATACCGCCTCCCTGTCATTCTGAAAGACGTGGAAGGCAGAACCTACGAAGAAATCGCCGACATCATGAAATGTGAACTCGGCACAGTAAAAAGCCGGCTTGCCCGCGGGCGGGGAATGCTCCGCGAGTATCTTTCGCCACTTTTGGAACGACACTGA
- a CDS encoding T9SS type A sorting domain-containing protein has protein sequence MINRNLLSLTLATLLSITILHAAGGGPDRGGVRFESSLTSDITRLVGEEVCFTLTARDENGNVIRSWHEIGSPTTITMRNSTANSDTSTRSWNSDPDGYTWAIITSGGVELTVIDDTTWSISHTEFVDGVVRICMIHTKAEADIFLEITPSVPFLNQISQSVEFVADEITNYLVDITSSVQPEDAVYNMRPYEIIVAPRDRYLNVSNKEIITKFSARWPGEFSADTPGLADIFSGEVFIRGLTNYLIASRVEREKPIEPQHIMAYASADASIHGITDPYEVRSHAPFPFTLQTPVDHTILNLTKHANVETFTWERPNPPDPYWDIQISRFNPAVVSDAVEYTWHIVDSVSLTRAVRILSNNNGTEPQLSMTHGQIWGVMKTISGQATTQSFQCLWYVTATDGLYTTTSNPSPGHYISIAATDIVSVKPQPAAPTTVALGQNYPNPFNPSTTIEFSTTRRAGVKLRVFDLLGSEVATVINRELEAGSHSVIFDASRLQSGVYVYTLEAEGKRFSRRMVVAK, from the coding sequence ATGATCAATCGCAACCTGCTTTCTCTGACACTCGCTACCTTGCTTTCCATCACCATCCTGCATGCCGCGGGCGGTGGACCGGATCGCGGCGGTGTGCGTTTCGAATCCTCGCTCACATCCGATATTACCCGTCTCGTCGGCGAAGAGGTCTGTTTTACCCTGACCGCGCGTGACGAAAACGGCAACGTCATTCGCAGCTGGCATGAAATCGGCTCGCCGACCACCATTACTATGCGGAACTCCACGGCTAACAGCGATACGAGCACGCGCTCCTGGAACAGCGATCCCGATGGGTACACGTGGGCCATCATCACATCCGGTGGCGTCGAACTGACCGTCATTGACGATACGACCTGGTCCATCTCGCATACGGAGTTCGTTGATGGCGTCGTTCGTATCTGCATGATTCACACCAAGGCCGAAGCCGATATTTTCCTGGAAATTACCCCGTCTGTGCCTTTCCTCAATCAGATTTCGCAGTCGGTGGAGTTCGTCGCGGACGAGATTACGAATTATCTCGTGGACATCACTTCCTCCGTTCAACCCGAAGACGCTGTCTACAACATGCGTCCCTATGAAATCATCGTTGCGCCGCGCGACCGCTATCTCAATGTTTCCAACAAGGAAATTATCACAAAATTCTCCGCACGCTGGCCGGGAGAATTCAGCGCCGACACACCGGGACTCGCTGATATTTTCTCCGGTGAGGTCTTTATTCGCGGGCTCACCAATTATCTGATCGCATCCCGTGTCGAGCGCGAGAAGCCCATTGAGCCGCAGCACATCATGGCCTACGCTTCGGCGGATGCGTCCATCCACGGAATCACGGACCCGTACGAGGTCCGGTCGCACGCCCCCTTCCCTTTCACGCTGCAAACGCCGGTGGATCATACCATCCTGAATCTGACCAAACATGCCAACGTCGAAACGTTCACCTGGGAACGTCCCAATCCGCCTGATCCCTATTGGGACATTCAGATCTCCCGCTTCAACCCGGCGGTGGTGTCCGACGCGGTGGAATACACCTGGCATATCGTGGACAGCGTCAGTCTGACGCGGGCGGTGCGCATTCTCTCCAACAATAATGGAACCGAGCCGCAGCTCTCCATGACGCATGGTCAAATCTGGGGTGTCATGAAGACCATTTCCGGTCAGGCCACCACACAGTCGTTCCAATGCCTCTGGTACGTTACCGCAACGGACGGTCTGTACACCACGACCAGCAATCCGTCTCCGGGCCATTACATCTCCATTGCCGCCACAGACATCGTTTCTGTGAAACCACAACCGGCAGCGCCGACCACGGTGGCCCTGGGGCAGAATTACCCGAATCCCTTCAATCCCTCAACGACGATTGAGTTTTCAACGACCCGCCGCGCCGGTGTCAAGCTGCGTGTGTTCGATCTGCTCGGAAGCGAGGTTGCGACCGTCATCAACCGCGAACTGGAGGCAGGATCGCATTCGGTGATCTTCGACGCTTCCAGACTGCAATCCGGGGTGTATGTGTACACACTCGAAGCCGAAGGCAAGCGCTTCTCCCGCCGCATGGTTGTGGCTAAGTGA
- a CDS encoding OmpA family protein has translation MKTVHAFGLPLICVVALLLASCGGAREAVLETGSRFTVHPVTEANTAVDELAPVITRNGLYFVSDRAVADDEQHRMYLLPEGSTTSSDVVALRVEGGGDRAGAMHISNASLLFGQCYRQGGLGDCDLYEGRLSGDGRVITDVRLLPPPVNDIEWDHHPVVRPDGKMLVFASERIRGLGGSDLYMSMKGQDGWMAPVSLGEVINTRGNEITPSFSADGKFLYFASDSRNGYGGFDLYASEYDGKNWKRPKLLPPPFNSEDDDLFLCGGPEADASYVASNRDGGRGGYDLYRIERVAVALPPPPPEARPIVLRVKSVNAFTREAIPANITIADAGSDAPLAAGAGKVDVAVGERRKFSVTASHSGFMNGFEEVVLSVRDGVAAGALREGGSDVVERILALTPVTEDERKIFAFTVEFDFDLSDIRPEEEEKLDSAAVLLALYPNSTVVFSGHTDSLGTDVYNIKLGYNRASEVSRYVATYLRGKNVILRNPMEIRTYGETQPIASNATDEGRQRNRRVEIAIIRNE, from the coding sequence ATGAAAACAGTACATGCTTTTGGACTTCCGCTCATTTGTGTGGTTGCTCTCCTTCTCGCTTCCTGTGGCGGGGCGCGTGAAGCAGTGCTCGAAACCGGAAGCAGATTCACTGTGCATCCCGTGACCGAGGCAAATACCGCGGTTGACGAATTGGCTCCCGTGATCACGCGCAACGGTCTGTACTTTGTGTCCGACAGGGCAGTTGCTGACGACGAGCAACACCGGATGTATCTGCTCCCGGAGGGCTCGACGACTTCCTCCGATGTCGTTGCGCTGCGCGTGGAAGGAGGCGGTGATCGTGCAGGGGCGATGCATATCTCAAATGCCTCCCTGCTGTTCGGGCAATGCTACAGGCAGGGGGGACTGGGTGATTGCGACCTCTACGAGGGGCGCCTGTCGGGGGATGGAAGAGTGATCACGGACGTGCGTCTCCTTCCGCCACCCGTGAATGACATCGAGTGGGATCATCATCCGGTAGTGCGACCGGACGGGAAGATGCTGGTGTTCGCCTCCGAGCGCATCAGAGGCCTGGGCGGCAGCGATCTCTATATGAGCATGAAGGGGCAGGATGGCTGGATGGCCCCGGTATCGCTCGGTGAGGTCATCAACACGCGTGGTAATGAGATCACGCCGTCGTTTTCAGCAGATGGAAAATTCCTGTATTTCGCCAGCGATTCCCGGAACGGCTATGGCGGTTTCGATCTCTACGCCAGCGAATATGATGGAAAAAACTGGAAGCGCCCGAAGCTTCTGCCACCGCCCTTTAACAGCGAGGACGACGACCTTTTCCTCTGCGGTGGTCCCGAAGCGGATGCGAGTTACGTGGCGTCCAATCGGGACGGTGGTCGTGGAGGGTACGATCTGTATCGTATCGAGCGTGTCGCGGTTGCGTTGCCTCCTCCGCCGCCCGAGGCGCGCCCCATCGTTCTGCGCGTGAAAAGCGTCAACGCCTTCACACGCGAAGCGATTCCCGCCAACATTACCATCGCGGATGCCGGCAGCGACGCGCCGCTCGCCGCAGGGGCAGGGAAGGTTGATGTGGCGGTGGGCGAGCGGCGAAAGTTTTCCGTGACCGCGTCCCACTCCGGCTTTATGAACGGTTTCGAAGAAGTTGTGCTATCGGTGCGTGACGGCGTCGCAGCGGGAGCGCTTCGTGAAGGGGGCAGTGATGTCGTCGAACGGATTCTCGCCTTGACGCCTGTCACGGAGGACGAAAGAAAAATATTTGCGTTTACCGTGGAATTCGACTTCGACCTCTCGGACATCCGGCCGGAGGAAGAGGAAAAACTCGATAGCGCCGCAGTACTGCTCGCATTATACCCGAACTCCACCGTCGTTTTCTCCGGCCATACGGATTCGCTCGGCACGGATGTGTACAACATCAAGCTTGGCTACAACCGCGCATCGGAGGTCTCGCGCTATGTGGCAACCTATCTTCGCGGAAAAAATGTCATCCTGCGGAATCCGATGGAGATCCGTACCTACGGCGAAACCCAGCCCATTGCCAGCAATGCCACGGACGAAGGACGGCAGCGCAATCGCCGCGTGGAGATCGCGATCATACGGAACGAGTAA
- the rsmG gene encoding 16S rRNA (guanine(527)-N(7))-methyltransferase RsmG, translating to MSATFATLQQHLHTAGIELDSAQSDALPRYVDLLLEWNRSINLISRKDEEQVWLHHILHSLAPLFMRRLPVVATYIDLGSGGGLPGIPLAIMLPESSFVLVDSIGKKMRAVEAIVTALGMGNVRCVAGRIEEQTRLRQSVDVVLARGVTRMLALSRWSWPLFRRDGQRLLMAWKGGDIAAELAEARQHAGVQHTEVLDIVLEGEPWFNNEEKKLIEVRFT from the coding sequence ATGTCCGCAACTTTCGCAACACTACAACAGCACCTCCACACCGCCGGTATCGAACTCGACAGTGCACAGAGTGATGCTCTGCCTCGCTATGTGGATCTCCTCCTCGAGTGGAACCGAAGCATCAACCTGATTTCACGCAAAGACGAGGAGCAGGTGTGGCTGCATCACATACTCCATAGTCTAGCGCCGCTTTTCATGCGCCGCCTGCCTGTTGTCGCGACGTACATCGATCTCGGTTCGGGAGGCGGCCTGCCCGGTATCCCCCTGGCGATTATGCTCCCGGAGTCGTCATTTGTACTTGTCGATTCTATTGGCAAGAAAATGCGCGCGGTGGAGGCAATCGTTACCGCGCTGGGCATGGGTAACGTGCGTTGCGTAGCCGGACGCATAGAAGAACAGACCCGGCTGCGACAGAGTGTCGATGTGGTACTGGCGCGCGGAGTAACGCGTATGCTGGCTCTCTCGCGCTGGTCCTGGCCCCTGTTCCGGCGTGATGGGCAGCGATTGCTCATGGCATGGAAGGGCGGAGATATTGCCGCGGAGCTCGCCGAAGCCCGGCAGCACGCCGGCGTCCAGCACACGGAGGTGCTCGATATTGTTCTCGAGGGAGAACCATGGTTCAACAACGAAGAAAAAAAACTGATAGAGGTTCGTTTTACGTGA
- a CDS encoding choice-of-anchor D domain-containing protein — MKYTTIFALSCLLLSAVPHAHGQLTFRIVDTDGSRYPQIGVRFLAQDAAGKEIRQYAPSDFTVVENGITRPVISVSCPPPLTPVLSLTLTVDLSFSMTVDNRLANMKMAASQLVNDLTYPPAATGITTFSDNPNIRLQYTSDKAAILASIDSMRASGGGTDFITAFMDPIAGAIAFTANRPQPRYIVFITDAVQIMTNPQVTQIVTAARAANIKIFTVSLSPNTINTSLRQIATQTQGAWFEDVVTEAKARDIFKQIGEQIFLYEPCELVYTTDGCDTERDVDVTLRKNNRTVTQNTTVSVPANKIIGIDASSVLLDYGVVNGGSTKEMTVTLTARNGAVNVQSITSPEVAFRILDYGGTAPPFTLAAGQSRTLRVQYRPVNTDRVYGRLVINADSPCHETIAMSGGVYDPGPLKLLTPNGGEKMFSGSFFRHTWTGVSGTTPVEVEYSTNHGDDWLRISDNVYNYFYNWRVANTPSPNCIALVSTKEERITQLDGAWGMLQPAPITSIAVAASGTLTALGLQNGQIKLFYPKDGAFITILPGHTGGTRALAFSPDMRLLASAGADGTVKLWDMQTSTLQRTLTGLAGTLHSVAFSKDGTLLAASDATTVILWQTSNWGERWRHNGDSGADGDVAIAPDNSYVASTATNRIAILNVSDGSRLRNLTGHSGAIRSIDIAHEGSVLASGSDDRSVRLWNTRTWQTIRSFSGHSDAVRSVQLANAGIRVISASRDNSVRIWESRTGALLHTFNGHTDDVLAVAVDHRLKLVLSGGDDQRLRYWGYVPPLADKSDDLWEIITTVTSLTHNMPDFDPLRCPDTWSEVEVLLENIGNQDVTLTRMHISGQDSAVFSIEGGFTIPPQVVMKPEDSLRVRLRFFPPVAGTFNSELIFETNIPGSPVYAIPLSGRKDTVSMAVSEDTLYAGEFYQCSDAAFLPLILTNTGMLTIAVDSIDSSLGDVLSFAGTMPRTMLPGQQDTILVRVLPKADGPFDGTLRMRVSPCSYEHEVRVIGHRITATPIARPNPVDFGFAAIGEKNTRTLSLVNPAVVDMEIDSFAVLFPSPPFRLVSGPDSAFIIPANDSVVFVFEYEPESEGAASGQMFFHASLPCLDSILVDLVASSSRKPSIAFTKTDFPQLVCADDTVAYAEATLRNTGGLPLTISAMRFGGANPGDFRVVSPLPPVTIPVGGSQTFQLAFNTQTLRQTRNGDLIVDSDAENFPVLTIPFSGFKHEVALEVIGRDHDFGELYGCNFPVYDTVIVRNPGTLALAVEIDTSLLRTGYTMQPRTSSITLGPGASQTFILTFDPTVFGARSERFSYTVSPCLTGGAFSYDYTYSDHVAAVQPQLLDFGTLGVGAVATQSFTIRNPYGKPMSLAYIGTAFSGLRSWSPNPLPDLLAPGATVTITLEFGDDQAVTYADSIRIATSINGCTDSSRVIHLRGRVEGSVATVELPTLTAAIGERITIPLRLRNSSNLALTATKSFRLALLFNRSMLWPEAVSSSSGVATMSSEAAGAYQRVTIDVTQPSSPQDGVLVELRCLVLLGNNDVTPLTIDSFQWLEGTTVTQTISGSFTATGICEAGGKRLLAPPGVPSLRRNAPNPFTGSTELAYYLPEDAYADLRVYNGLGREVAVLAEGFLPAGMHLVAFDATHLPSGVYVAMLRTADGVQTLRMLRAK; from the coding sequence ATGAAATACACTACCATCTTCGCGCTGTCCTGCCTTCTGCTGTCAGCAGTCCCGCACGCGCACGGACAACTCACCTTCCGCATCGTGGACACGGACGGCAGCAGATACCCGCAAATCGGTGTGCGCTTCCTGGCGCAGGACGCCGCAGGGAAAGAGATCCGGCAATATGCGCCGTCGGATTTTACCGTGGTCGAAAACGGTATCACGCGTCCCGTCATTTCCGTGAGCTGTCCTCCCCCGCTTACTCCGGTGCTGTCGCTCACGCTGACTGTGGATCTGAGTTTCAGCATGACGGTGGACAACCGCCTCGCGAACATGAAGATGGCCGCCTCACAGTTGGTCAACGATCTCACGTATCCTCCGGCCGCGACCGGCATCACCACGTTCTCAGATAATCCGAACATCCGGCTGCAGTACACCTCCGATAAGGCGGCGATACTTGCGTCCATCGACAGCATGCGCGCCTCGGGCGGCGGTACCGATTTCATTACCGCGTTCATGGATCCCATCGCCGGCGCCATCGCGTTCACCGCCAACAGACCACAGCCGCGTTATATCGTGTTCATCACCGATGCCGTGCAGATTATGACCAACCCGCAGGTGACACAGATCGTAACAGCGGCGCGGGCGGCCAATATCAAGATTTTCACCGTCTCCCTGTCTCCCAATACGATCAATACCAGTCTGCGTCAAATCGCCACGCAAACACAGGGCGCCTGGTTCGAGGATGTCGTCACAGAAGCCAAAGCGCGGGATATCTTCAAGCAGATCGGCGAACAGATTTTTCTCTATGAGCCCTGCGAACTCGTCTACACGACCGACGGCTGCGACACAGAACGGGATGTGGACGTGACCTTGCGCAAAAACAACCGCACAGTAACCCAGAATACCACTGTTTCCGTCCCTGCGAACAAAATCATCGGCATCGACGCATCCAGTGTCCTGCTCGATTATGGCGTGGTAAACGGAGGTTCGACAAAGGAAATGACGGTGACGCTCACAGCGCGTAATGGCGCTGTCAACGTACAGAGCATCACGTCGCCGGAGGTTGCGTTCCGCATTCTCGATTACGGCGGGACGGCACCGCCGTTCACCCTTGCAGCCGGACAATCGCGCACGCTGCGGGTTCAGTATCGGCCTGTGAACACCGATCGCGTGTACGGCCGTCTTGTCATCAATGCCGACAGCCCCTGCCATGAAACCATCGCAATGAGCGGTGGCGTGTACGATCCGGGGCCGCTCAAGCTGCTCACACCCAATGGCGGCGAGAAAATGTTCAGCGGAAGCTTTTTCCGTCACACCTGGACAGGCGTGAGCGGCACCACTCCCGTGGAGGTGGAATACAGCACGAATCACGGCGACGACTGGCTGCGCATCAGTGACAACGTGTACAACTATTTTTATAATTGGCGCGTGGCGAATACGCCGAGTCCCAACTGCATTGCATTAGTCTCGACGAAAGAAGAGCGTATCACGCAGTTGGACGGGGCCTGGGGCATGCTTCAGCCGGCACCGATCACTTCTATCGCCGTCGCGGCTTCGGGCACGCTCACCGCGCTCGGCCTGCAGAACGGACAGATCAAGCTCTTCTACCCGAAGGATGGGGCCTTCATCACCATACTCCCGGGTCACACCGGCGGAACGCGTGCGCTGGCGTTCTCGCCCGATATGCGCCTTCTCGCTTCGGCCGGAGCGGACGGCACGGTAAAACTCTGGGACATGCAAACTTCCACGTTGCAACGCACACTCACCGGCCTGGCCGGGACCTTGCACAGCGTGGCGTTCTCGAAAGACGGGACACTTCTTGCCGCGTCCGATGCGACGACGGTCATCCTGTGGCAGACGTCGAACTGGGGCGAGCGCTGGCGCCATAACGGCGACAGTGGTGCGGATGGCGACGTAGCCATTGCTCCCGACAATTCTTACGTCGCCTCGACGGCGACCAACCGTATCGCCATACTCAACGTCAGCGACGGCAGCCGTTTGCGCAATCTCACGGGGCACAGCGGAGCCATACGTTCCATCGACATCGCGCACGAAGGTTCCGTGCTGGCGAGCGGTTCCGACGACAGATCCGTACGGCTTTGGAATACGCGCACATGGCAGACGATTCGCTCCTTTTCCGGACATTCAGATGCGGTGCGATCGGTACAACTGGCCAACGCAGGAATCCGCGTCATCTCCGCTTCGCGCGACAACAGCGTGCGCATCTGGGAAAGCCGCACGGGTGCCTTGCTGCACACGTTCAACGGGCATACGGACGATGTGCTGGCCGTGGCCGTTGATCACAGACTGAAGCTGGTGCTATCCGGCGGTGACGATCAACGCCTGCGTTACTGGGGCTACGTGCCCCCGCTCGCGGACAAGAGCGATGATTTGTGGGAGATCATCACCACAGTGACCTCGCTCACGCACAACATGCCGGATTTCGATCCTCTCCGCTGCCCGGATACCTGGTCGGAAGTTGAAGTGCTGCTCGAGAACATCGGAAACCAGGATGTGACGCTGACCCGCATGCACATCAGCGGGCAAGACAGTGCGGTCTTTTCCATCGAAGGCGGATTCACGATTCCCCCGCAAGTGGTCATGAAGCCGGAGGATTCTCTTCGTGTGCGTTTGCGTTTCTTCCCGCCCGTTGCCGGCACATTCAATTCCGAACTGATATTCGAGACCAATATCCCGGGCAGTCCGGTATACGCCATTCCACTAAGCGGACGCAAGGATACGGTAAGCATGGCGGTGTCGGAGGACACGCTGTACGCCGGAGAATTCTATCAATGCTCCGACGCGGCCTTCCTGCCGCTCATTCTCACCAACACCGGTATGCTTACCATCGCCGTGGATTCCATTGACTCATCCCTGGGCGATGTGCTGAGTTTTGCGGGAACCATGCCTCGCACCATGCTGCCGGGGCAACAGGATACGATACTTGTGCGCGTGCTTCCGAAGGCGGATGGTCCGTTCGACGGAACCCTCCGCATGCGTGTGTCACCCTGCTCGTACGAACACGAGGTGCGAGTCATCGGACATCGCATTACGGCGACACCCATCGCGCGGCCCAATCCGGTGGATTTCGGTTTCGCGGCGATAGGCGAAAAGAACACCCGCACCCTTTCGCTGGTCAATCCGGCGGTTGTGGATATGGAAATAGACAGTTTCGCTGTTCTCTTCCCTTCACCCCCGTTCCGGCTCGTCTCAGGACCTGACAGCGCGTTTATCATTCCCGCGAACGACAGCGTCGTATTCGTGTTCGAATACGAACCGGAGAGTGAGGGCGCGGCATCAGGACAGATGTTCTTTCATGCCTCGTTGCCCTGTCTCGATTCCATACTTGTGGATCTTGTGGCTTCGTCCTCGCGCAAACCGTCCATCGCGTTCACGAAAACGGATTTCCCCCAACTGGTCTGCGCAGACGACACGGTGGCCTACGCCGAAGCGACGTTACGCAACACAGGCGGATTACCCCTTACCATTTCGGCCATGCGTTTCGGCGGTGCGAATCCGGGAGATTTCCGTGTTGTATCGCCTCTGCCGCCAGTGACCATTCCCGTCGGGGGATCGCAGACGTTCCAGCTCGCCTTTAATACACAGACCTTACGTCAAACGCGCAACGGCGACCTCATCGTTGATAGCGATGCGGAGAACTTCCCGGTATTGACCATTCCGTTCTCCGGTTTCAAACATGAAGTCGCACTGGAGGTGATCGGGCGCGATCACGATTTCGGCGAATTGTACGGATGCAATTTCCCAGTGTACGATACAGTGATCGTGCGCAATCCCGGCACGCTGGCGCTCGCAGTTGAAATTGACACATCTTTGCTGCGCACCGGATACACCATGCAGCCGCGCACGAGCAGCATCACCCTCGGGCCGGGGGCTTCGCAGACGTTTATCCTGACCTTCGATCCGACGGTTTTCGGTGCGCGCAGCGAGCGTTTCTCGTACACAGTATCGCCCTGCCTCACCGGCGGCGCGTTCTCCTACGACTACACGTATTCCGATCACGTCGCCGCAGTGCAACCGCAGCTGCTGGATTTTGGAACCCTCGGCGTCGGGGCTGTCGCTACACAATCCTTTACCATACGGAATCCGTATGGTAAGCCCATGTCGCTGGCGTATATCGGTACTGCTTTCAGCGGACTGCGCTCCTGGTCACCCAATCCGTTGCCCGACCTGCTTGCTCCGGGAGCAACGGTCACCATCACGCTCGAATTCGGAGATGATCAAGCGGTGACCTATGCGGACAGTATCCGGATCGCGACGAGCATCAACGGCTGCACTGATTCCTCCCGGGTGATTCACCTGCGCGGACGCGTTGAAGGATCGGTGGCCACGGTCGAGCTCCCCACGCTCACTGCGGCGATAGGCGAACGCATCACCATACCCTTGCGTTTGCGCAACAGCAGCAATCTGGCATTGACGGCAACGAAGTCCTTCCGCCTCGCGCTGTTGTTCAACCGCTCGATGCTCTGGCCCGAGGCCGTGAGCAGCAGTTCCGGCGTCGCAACCATGAGCAGTGAAGCCGCGGGTGCATACCAGCGCGTCACCATCGACGTCACGCAGCCAAGTTCTCCCCAGGACGGTGTACTCGTAGAACTCCGTTGCCTCGTCCTGCTGGGCAACAACGATGTGACACCGCTGACCATCGACTCCTTCCAATGGCTTGAGGGCACGACGGTGACTCAGACGATCTCCGGAAGTTTCACCGCGACCGGCATTTGCGAGGCGGGCGGCAAGCGCCTGCTCGCGCCTCCGGGTGTACCGTCGCTGCGGCGTAACGCCCCGAATCCCTTCACCGGCAGCACGGAGTTGGCCTATTACCTGCCGGAAGACGCATATGCCGACCTGCGCGTGTACAATGGTCTCGGGCGTGAAGTCGCCGTGCTGGCGGAGGGCTTCCTGCCCGCAGGTATGCATCTCGTCGCCTTCGACGCCACGCACCTCCCGTCGGGCGTGTACGTGGCAATGCTGCGCACCGCGGACGGTGTACAGACCCTGCGCATGCTGCGCGCGAAGTAG